The following proteins come from a genomic window of Synechococcus sp. BIOS-E4-1:
- a CDS encoding 4-hydroxythreonine-4-phosphate dehydrogenase: MDEVMLRWLVIGLLLYGLGTALRQGWLEVQWSRMLHDAGLNFIDPDQPLRLDRIPLLSPERTESDPP; this comes from the coding sequence ATGGATGAGGTCATGCTGCGTTGGCTGGTGATCGGCCTGTTGCTCTACGGCCTGGGAACGGCTCTTCGCCAGGGCTGGCTGGAAGTTCAGTGGAGTCGCATGCTGCATGATGCAGGTCTGAACTTCATTGATCCTGATCAGCCCTTGAGGCTGGATCGGATTCCTCTGCTCAGTCCGGAGCGCACCGAGTCGGATCCTCCGTGA
- the accB gene encoding acetyl-CoA carboxylase biotin carboxyl carrier protein — protein MQLDHDQLHKLLDVLGDSDIQEFRLEGDDFRLEVRRNLPVTAVAAPVAPVVQAVPPAPVADVPAQGETASAAPPPAAGSRSDLVDVTAPMVGTFYTAPAPGEAPFVEIGNRINAGQTICILEAMKLMNELEAEVAGEVVEILVDNGTPVEFGQVLMRVKPG, from the coding sequence ATGCAACTCGATCACGATCAGCTGCACAAGCTTTTGGATGTCCTGGGTGATAGTGATATCCAGGAGTTCCGCCTTGAAGGCGACGACTTTCGCCTGGAGGTTCGTCGCAACCTGCCGGTCACAGCGGTGGCTGCCCCGGTGGCCCCTGTTGTCCAGGCTGTGCCCCCGGCCCCTGTCGCTGATGTCCCTGCCCAGGGGGAAACAGCTTCAGCAGCCCCACCGCCTGCGGCGGGTTCCCGTTCTGATCTGGTTGATGTCACGGCACCGATGGTCGGGACTTTCTACACCGCTCCTGCTCCGGGGGAAGCTCCCTTCGTGGAGATCGGTAATCGGATCAATGCCGGTCAGACGATCTGCATTCTTGAGGCGATGAAGCTCATGAACGAGCTGGAAGCGGAGGTTGCAGGCGAGGTGGTGGAAATCCTTGTGGATAACGGCACTCCGGTGGAATTCGGTCAGGTGCTGATGCGCGTCAAGCCCGGCTGA
- the efp gene encoding elongation factor P, whose product MISSNDFRTGTTIELDGAVWRVVEFLHVKPGKGSAFVRTKLKAVQTGSVVDKTFRAGEMVPQALLEKTTLQHTYMEGEDYVFMDMSSYEETRLTAQQIGDSRKYLKEGMEVSVVSWNEKPLEVELPNSVVLEITQTDPGVKGDTATGGTKPAILETGAQVMVPLFLSIGEKIKVDTRNDSYLGRESS is encoded by the coding sequence ATGATCTCCAGCAACGACTTTCGCACCGGCACCACGATTGAGCTCGACGGTGCCGTTTGGCGCGTGGTCGAGTTCCTGCACGTGAAGCCTGGCAAAGGTTCGGCCTTCGTTCGCACCAAGCTCAAGGCTGTCCAGACCGGCAGCGTTGTTGACAAAACCTTTCGCGCCGGAGAGATGGTGCCTCAGGCTTTGTTGGAGAAAACCACCCTCCAGCACACCTACATGGAAGGTGAGGACTATGTCTTTATGGACATGTCGAGCTATGAGGAGACCCGGCTCACCGCTCAGCAGATTGGTGACAGCCGCAAATACCTCAAGGAGGGGATGGAAGTGAGTGTGGTCTCGTGGAACGAGAAGCCCCTTGAAGTTGAATTGCCCAACTCCGTTGTGCTGGAGATCACCCAGACCGACCCTGGCGTGAAAGGTGACACTGCCACTGGTGGAACCAAGCCTGCGATCCTCGAAACCGGTGCTCAGGTGATGGTTCCTCTGTTCCTTTCGATTGGCGAGAAGATCAAGGTGGATACCCGCAACGATTCCTACCTGGGTCGGGAGAGCAGCTGA
- a CDS encoding SDR family oxidoreductase, protein MPESLVNRCRSLPTGSTLCILGAGFSGRRVAALAEALNIRVLTTRRNPDPKSRALRFDTDQYVLPSDSELHGVTHLLSTIPPGRDQTDPVLRTLGSQLSRLPLRWAGYLSTTGIYGDTGGAWVSETDAPRPGQDRSRRRLICEREWLNSGLPVQILRLPGIYGPGRSPLAAVKAGTLKPIHKPGQVFCRVHVDDIAAACLHMMHCSAAGQHPPVVNICDHEPAPSHVMQRHAADLLDCDLPEARHYEDAEADMSAMARSFWAENRRVSNDLLCKTLGYTLIHPNFRSGLSHCLEAERLTEDPTRCAPD, encoded by the coding sequence ATGCCGGAATCGCTTGTCAACCGTTGCCGATCGCTGCCCACTGGATCCACGCTGTGCATCCTTGGAGCTGGCTTCAGTGGACGTCGGGTCGCGGCCCTGGCGGAAGCCCTGAACATCAGGGTGCTCACCACTCGCAGAAACCCCGATCCCAAGAGCAGAGCTCTGCGCTTTGACACTGACCAGTACGTGCTGCCATCGGACTCAGAGCTGCATGGTGTCACCCATCTGCTGAGCACCATTCCCCCAGGCCGTGATCAGACCGACCCTGTTTTGCGGACACTGGGGTCTCAGCTCAGTCGACTGCCCCTTCGCTGGGCCGGCTATCTGTCCACCACCGGCATCTACGGCGACACAGGAGGGGCCTGGGTCAGTGAAACGGATGCACCGCGACCAGGCCAGGATCGCAGCCGCAGACGTCTGATCTGCGAACGAGAGTGGCTGAACAGCGGACTCCCCGTACAGATTCTGCGCTTACCGGGGATCTACGGACCGGGTCGCTCACCTCTGGCCGCAGTGAAGGCTGGCACCCTGAAACCCATACACAAGCCAGGACAGGTGTTCTGCAGGGTGCACGTCGACGACATCGCCGCGGCCTGCCTGCACATGATGCACTGCTCTGCCGCAGGGCAGCACCCTCCGGTCGTGAACATCTGTGATCACGAGCCAGCTCCGAGTCATGTGATGCAGCGTCATGCCGCAGACCTTTTGGACTGCGATCTGCCGGAAGCTCGCCATTACGAGGATGCCGAGGCAGACATGAGTGCCATGGCCCGTAGCTTCTGGGCCGAAAATCGCAGGGTGAGCAACGATCTTCTCTGCAAGACACTTGGCTACACCCTGATTCATCCCAACTTCCGCAGCGGACTCTCCCACTGCCTGGAAGCGGAGAGACTCACGGAGGATCCGACTCGGTGCGCTCCGGACTGA
- the pdxA gene encoding 4-hydroxythreonine-4-phosphate dehydrogenase PdxA, with translation MTSSIECHDAKQRLVIALGDPAGIGMEVTLKALADPRRPADMPMPVLVGCRASLQQTADHLRLHTPDPIADPDALTIEDLPVPGGPLLPGDAGVRSGEAGFRWLSRAVELVQQQQARALVTAPIAKHAWHQAGHHYPGQTERLAELDGRKTASMLFTAVSPATGWRLNTLLATTHIPLGQVPAVLTADLVERKLDELAGFCLRFNPAPQLLVAGLNPHAGEQGQLGEEEQLWLKPLLERWASEHPCFQLKGPLPPDSCWLSAAKAWSNDSGQIGPDGILALYHDQGLIPVKLLAFDQAVNTTLGLSFLRTSPDHGTGFDIAGRGVARGASMLAAIQAAWELSRA, from the coding sequence ATGACCTCATCCATCGAATGCCATGACGCTAAACAGCGCCTTGTGATCGCACTCGGAGATCCTGCTGGAATCGGCATGGAAGTCACGCTGAAAGCCCTGGCTGATCCCAGGCGACCAGCGGACATGCCGATGCCCGTGCTTGTGGGCTGCAGGGCCAGCCTGCAACAGACCGCTGACCATCTGAGATTGCACACGCCAGACCCCATCGCGGATCCAGATGCACTGACGATTGAGGATCTACCGGTACCTGGAGGGCCTCTGCTTCCCGGCGATGCAGGAGTCAGAAGCGGAGAAGCCGGGTTCCGATGGCTGAGCAGAGCTGTGGAGCTGGTCCAACAACAACAAGCACGGGCACTGGTGACAGCACCGATCGCGAAACATGCCTGGCATCAAGCCGGACATCACTATCCCGGTCAGACCGAACGTCTGGCGGAACTCGATGGACGCAAAACTGCCTCCATGCTGTTCACGGCTGTCTCCCCGGCAACCGGATGGAGGTTGAACACTTTGCTGGCCACCACGCACATCCCGCTTGGTCAGGTTCCAGCAGTGCTCACGGCAGACCTGGTTGAACGCAAGCTCGATGAACTGGCAGGGTTCTGCCTGCGCTTCAATCCTGCTCCTCAATTGCTGGTGGCCGGCCTCAACCCGCATGCCGGAGAGCAGGGGCAACTCGGAGAAGAGGAGCAGCTGTGGTTGAAGCCGTTGCTGGAGCGGTGGGCGAGCGAGCATCCCTGCTTTCAGCTGAAAGGCCCCTTACCGCCAGACAGCTGCTGGCTGAGTGCGGCCAAGGCCTGGAGCAACGATTCTGGTCAGATCGGACCTGATGGAATCCTGGCCCTTTATCACGATCAGGGCCTGATTCCGGTGAAGTTGCTGGCCTTCGATCAGGCCGTGAACACCACTCTGGGCTTGTCTTTTCTGCGAACCTCTCCAGACCACGGCACAGGCTTTGATATCGCCGGACGAGGAGTGGCAAGGGGAGCAAGCATGCTGGCCGCCATCCAGGCGGCCTGGGAGCTCAGCCGGGCTTGA